From Fundulus heteroclitus isolate FHET01 chromosome 14, MU-UCD_Fhet_4.1, whole genome shotgun sequence, the proteins below share one genomic window:
- the nat16 gene encoding histidine N-acetyltransferase — MKIDTNLTIPQLPEAPSQAGLQFAVATEEDFDEIMAMSQDIYGGLDYLPTRYTSWLQETNRTVILARKEGKVIALESACVIDEGETMLVEGLRVAPQERGKGVAGVLLRFCSELVKSKYPDVKVTRLTRDDQLGPKDFEKYRIITKQGILLVRFRAEDLKLRLGEIIPSGGVHSSVSAHQSGPPPVRLDQTSIHQLYLTTDLMHGVLPNATIIQDWQPFKLLPSNIAILLKKDIDWMVDDVSSPTVASLCTFPFKVPIGDDWYYLNIDMFGKDLNLARQQFLCHLQRHTSNLKGHVMCQIFLEPGLWKPMADFCQNTLNVELVKEYTEQCVVESDLV; from the exons ATGAAGATCGATACCAACCTGACTATTCCCCAGCTTCCTGAGGCCCCTTCCCAAGCTGGCCTTCAGTTTGCTGTAGCCACTGAGGAGGACTTTGATGAAATTATGGCAATGAGCCAGGATATCTATGGGGGTCTGGACTACCTTCCCACCAGATACACTAGCTGGCTCCAGGAGACCAACCGCACAGTTATTCTGGCACGCAAAGAGGGAAAAGTG ATTGCTCTGGAATCAGCATGTGTGATTGATGAGGGCGAGACTATGCTGGTGGAAGGTCTCCGTGTTGCCCCTCAGGAAAGGGGGAAGGGCGTAGCAGGAGTTCTGCTGCGCTTCTGCTCCGAGCTGGTCAAATCCAAGTATCCAGATGTAAAAGTGACCCGCCTGACCCGTGATGATCAGCTTGGGCCCAAGGACTTTGAAAAGTATCGTATCATAACCAAGCAG GGTATCTTGCTGGTGCGCTTCAGAGCTGAAGATCTCAAACTGCGACTTGGTGAAATTATTCCGAGTGGGGGCGTCCATTCCTCTGTGTCCGCACACCAGTCCGGTCCCCCTCCCGTTCGTCTTGATCAAACATCTATCCATCAGCTCTATCTTACCACTGACCTGATGCATGGAGTGCTTCCTAATGCCACCATCATCCAAGACTGGCAGCCATTCAAGCTGCTTCCAAGCAACATCGCAATCCTACTGAAGAAGGACATTGACTGGATGGTGGATGATGTGTCCAGTCCTACCGTGGCCAGCCTTTGTACCTTCCCTTTCAAGGTGCCCATTGGAGACGAttg GTATTACCTGAACATCGACATGTTCGGTAAAGACCTGAATTTGGCTCGGCAGCAGTTCCTGTGCCACCTCCAGCGCCACACAAGCAACCTGAAGGGTCATGTGATGTGCCAGATATTCCTGGAGCCTGGTCTTTGGAAGCCCATGGCTGATTTCTGTCAGAACACTTTAAATGTAGAGCTGGTGAAGGAGTACACTGAGCAATGCGTGGTGGAATCAGATCTGGTCTAG